In one Nitrospirota bacterium genomic region, the following are encoded:
- a CDS encoding flagellar biosynthetic protein FliR encodes MKGTEILTNDITTFLLVLLRLGIVMTFLPFFGSKNLPPHFRIGLIIALSLLLTPIVQTVIQPGENLQPSLEHFIGDEADMKNQKNLWAEADIPLMVIKETIFSFVLALTVRFIFYAVDTAGQIIATTMGLSMATVFNPEIGQSTEIARLYGIVAFLLFLSLDAHHYFIYAFIKSFEHVAVGGADIKSMVSAGIALSSRIFTLAIKLSAPVIAVVMITNILLGMLSKLIPQFNIFFVGYPIYITLGYIVMLLGLPLMIYLLSGYFIGIKGDLTGIILSGGTR; translated from the coding sequence CTTTTTTGGCAGCAAGAATCTGCCTCCCCATTTCAGGATCGGCCTTATCATTGCCCTATCTTTACTGCTGACCCCTATAGTGCAGACCGTCATTCAACCCGGAGAAAACTTACAACCCTCCTTGGAGCACTTTATCGGAGACGAAGCAGACATGAAAAATCAAAAGAATCTCTGGGCTGAGGCGGACATTCCCCTCATGGTGATAAAGGAAACCATCTTCTCCTTTGTCCTTGCCCTGACCGTGAGATTCATCTTTTATGCTGTTGATACCGCCGGCCAGATTATAGCCACTACAATGGGGCTCTCCATGGCAACTGTCTTTAATCCGGAGATCGGTCAGTCAACAGAAATTGCCAGGCTCTACGGCATCGTGGCCTTTCTGCTCTTCCTGAGTCTTGATGCCCATCACTACTTTATTTATGCCTTTATAAAGAGCTTTGAACATGTAGCAGTCGGGGGAGCGGATATAAAGAGCATGGTAAGTGCAGGGATAGCACTCAGCAGCAGGATTTTCACACTGGCAATAAAACTTTCAGCACCTGTCATAGCCGTGGTGATGATCACCAACATATTGCTTGGCATGCTCTCCAAACTCATACCTCAGTTTAATATATTCTTTGTTGGATACCCCATATATATCACTTTGGGATATATTGTAATGCTCCTTGGGTTACCGCTGATGATCTATCTTCTCAGCGGTTATTTCATTGGGATAAAGGGTGATCTCACCGGTATAATCCTTTCGGGAGGAACCAGGTAA